The following is a genomic window from Mycobacteriales bacterium.
CGATCGAGACACTCCGCAAGATCGAGACCGGCCGAATCGTCACCCCGGCGTTCTTCACCGTCGTAGCGCTGGCCCGGGCGCTTGCGGTGCCGCTGGAGGCACTCGCCTCGGCGGAGCAGCAGACGCTGACAGCGGTCAGCTAAAAACAACCTGAACCACGCCACCAGTTAGCTGTAATTGCAGCCGAGGGGGCCGTGCTTCTTGCTGTGCCTGTCCCATGCCGGCCGAAAATCCGGACCTCGTAGTGGTAGTCCCAAGATTCAACACCCGTACGGATCTGTACGAATCCGTGCGGGTCGCGCTAGACTGGATCCATGGCCACGATCAACGCCGACGAGGTGAGGATTCCGCGGAGCGTGCGGGACGCGGTGACCCGCCACGAACAGGTTGTCGTACTCAACAGGGAGCGGCCGGTACTCGCCATCGTGCACCCGGACGACCTGCCTCACTTAGGCACTCGGCGTCGTGGTCGGGCAGTACGGGAGATCGCAGCGCTGCTCGCCGGAACTCCCGCTCCCGACCCGGACTTCGCCAAGGACATGGACGCCGTCTTGGACAGCGTCGGGCCCGCGCCGGAGGATCCGTGGGAGCGGTCGTAGACACCACGGTCTTCATCGACCTGGAGCGCTCAACTTCGCGAGAGGGGCACGCCCGTTCCGCCGAACTGATCGGCCAGCGCCTGACGGAATGCCTCGGGCCTGACGAACAAGCAGCTATTGCGGCCATCACCGCCAGCGAGTTGCTCCACGGCGTACACCGCGCGAGCGCTAAACACCGCGCCACACGCGAGGCCTTTGTCGAATCGATCCTCGCGGTCGTTCCCGTTCTCGATTTCGACCTGCTGGCGGCCCGAGCACATGCGCGACTGTGGGCCGACCTTGCCAACACCGGGTCCGACGTCGGGCCACACGACCGGATAGTAGCCGCGACCGCGATAAGCCTCGGCTGGCAAGTGGCAACGGCCAACGTACGTCACTTCGGACGGATCGCGGGTCTCGACGTGGTCGAGGTGCGCTGACGTGACTGTTCCCAAACGGCTGTCCCATATCCGGCCGAAATCCGGAGTTCAGAGTGGTGGGCGATACTGGGTTCGAACCAGTGACCTCCTCGGTGTGAACGAGGCGCTCTACCACTGAGCCAATCGCCCGCGGGCCCGGCTGACTCACGCCGGGCGGCGCAAGTCTAGCGTTCAGCTCGGGCCCGGCAGAGCCGCCGGCTCCGGAAAACCGGTAGAACCCGGGCATTCCAGGGCTCTTGCGGGTGTTTCGGACCGAAATTAAGTTAGCCATAACCGCAGGGTGGGCATCGTCGTTGTCGAAGTACTAACCACGCGACCGCGACGAAAGACGAGGCCCCGATGAACGCTCGACCCGAGTCCGTTAAGGAAGAGCTCGAGCTGCGCCTCGTCGTCCCCGGCAGCGGTTCCTTGCCGGTCGCGGCGGACATGTCCTACGAGTCGGCCGACCCCTACGCGGTCCACGTGGCCTTCCACACCGGCGAGGAAGAGATCGTCGAGTGGGTGTTCGCCCGGCAGCTGCTCACCGACGGGGTCACCCACCCGGTGGGCGAGGGCGACGTGCAGGTTTGGCCGTCGCACGCGGAGGGGCGCCCGGTCGTCTGCCTCGCGCTGTCCAGCCCGTCCGGCCGGGCGCTGTTCGAAGCGCCGCTCACCGAGCTCGTCGAGTTCCTGACCAAGACCTACGCCGCGGTCCCTACCGGCAGCGAAAGCGACTTCGTCGACCTGGACTCGGAGCTTGCCCTGCTGATCTGGGGCGAGGAGAGCTGACCGAACCCGATACGAAAGGCCCCCGCCAACCGGCGGGGGCCTTTCGTATTCCCCGGAGTCACAACGCGGGCGACACCCGTCAGTACGGCAGCGGCCGACCGGAGGGGGTGCGCAGATCGATGGGCGGCGCACTCGGGCGCGGCGCGGGCCGGCTCACCTGGACCCGAATCATGCGTACCTCCCGAGCGGAGCTTCGCTGCTGTCAGGGCAACTATCGGCACGAACCCGGCGCGCGGTAACTCGACGATCGGCCCCGATATTCGGTCAAACGGCCTCATCTGCGGACGACTCGGGGTCATCCGTTCGGACGGTTTCGGGTCGGCCGAAGCGCCGATCCGGGGGGAAACCCGACTCAGGCCTGCCACGCCGGGGGGTGCGTGCCGGGCTCCAGCGGCATCCGGACGCCGACGCCGCGAGCCGTGTCCAGCGCGATGTCGTAGCCGGCGTCGGCGTGCCGAACGACCCCGGTGCCCGGGTCGTTGGTCAGCACGAGCTCGAGCCGCCGCCGGGACTCGGCGCCGCCCTCGGCCACAACCACGACCCCCGCATGAATCGACTTCCCGATCCCGACGCCGCCACCGTGGTGGACCGAAACCCAGGAAGCCCCCGACGCGGTGTTGAGCAGCGCGTTGAGAACCGGCCAGTCCGCGATCGCGTCCGAGCCGTCCCGCATCGCCTCGGTCTCCCGCTCCGGGCTCGCTACGGACCCCGCGTCGAGGTGGTCTCGTCCGATGACGACCGGCGCTCGCAACTCACCGCGGGCGACGAGATCGTCGAAGGCC
Proteins encoded in this region:
- a CDS encoding SsgA family sporulation/cell division regulator, which codes for MNARPESVKEELELRLVVPGSGSLPVAADMSYESADPYAVHVAFHTGEEEIVEWVFARQLLTDGVTHPVGEGDVQVWPSHAEGRPVVCLALSSPSGRALFEAPLTELVEFLTKTYAAVPTGSESDFVDLDSELALLIWGEES
- a CDS encoding helix-turn-helix transcriptional regulator, with product MVRPMLTPEERERGRQLGAALRAVRGPRSMVEVAAVSGVAIETLRKIETGRIVTPAFFTVVALARALAVPLEALASAEQQTLTAVS
- a CDS encoding PIN domain-containing protein, producing MGAVVDTTVFIDLERSTSREGHARSAELIGQRLTECLGPDEQAAIAAITASELLHGVHRASAKHRATREAFVESILAVVPVLDFDLLAARAHARLWADLANTGSDVGPHDRIVAATAISLGWQVATANVRHFGRIAGLDVVEVR